In Pseudofrankia saprophytica, one genomic interval encodes:
- a CDS encoding integrase core domain-containing protein, with translation MLACDFLTVDTVTLARLYVLFFVELDRRHVWLAGVTEHPTATWVTQQARNLTYQLGDGGPYTFLIRDRDTKFVAGFDDVFTDESIRILKTPVQAPRANAFAERWVRTVRAECLDWILIWNRRHAEHILSIYVEHYNTARPHRGLELDIPDRPASVGDPSGSIRRIDRLDGLLHEYQRAA, from the coding sequence GTGCTGGCCTGCGACTTCCTCACAGTCGACACCGTCACACTGGCCCGGCTATACGTGCTGTTCTTCGTCGAGCTCGATCGCCGCCACGTCTGGCTCGCCGGCGTCACCGAACACCCCACCGCCACCTGGGTCACCCAGCAGGCCAGAAACCTCACCTACCAGCTCGGCGACGGCGGGCCGTACACGTTCCTGATCCGCGACCGGGACACCAAGTTCGTCGCCGGCTTCGACGACGTCTTCACCGACGAGAGCATCCGGATCCTCAAGACACCCGTCCAGGCACCACGCGCGAACGCCTTCGCCGAACGCTGGGTCCGCACCGTCCGCGCCGAATGCCTCGATTGGATCCTCATCTGGAACCGGCGCCACGCCGAACACATCCTGTCGATCTATGTCGAGCACTACAACACCGCACGACCCCACCGCGGCCTCGAGCTCGACATCCCCGATCGGCCAGCCTCAGTCGGCGATCCAAGCGGCTCGATCAGACGCATCGACCGCCTCGA